One Streptomyces sp. B21-105 genomic region harbors:
- a CDS encoding methylenetetrahydrofolate reductase yields the protein MNRLHSRHDVIVRADLVRAVRGLGYEVIPFAKTEQAVRDNVPTDVPLTVTASPAKGQDATIDLAVALAGHGYAVSPHLSAQQVRDHQHLAGLVGRCRDAGITGVFVVGGDRTATTTAFADALALLRAVHELDHGFTDIGIGGHPEGHPDVSEQVLMQALADKAPLATHITTQIVFDPRAILAWIHRVRAYDIKLPVHVGLPGAVHRQKLLRVAGGLGLGASAKFLNKQQTLLRRFFLPGGYRPDALLSGLAPHLGEADDAVAGFHVFTFNDLAPTEAWRRRLLSDLT from the coding sequence GTGAACCGACTCCACTCCCGGCACGACGTGATCGTGCGCGCTGACCTGGTCCGGGCCGTGCGGGGTCTCGGCTACGAGGTCATCCCGTTCGCCAAGACCGAGCAGGCCGTCCGCGACAATGTCCCGACCGACGTCCCGCTCACCGTGACCGCCTCACCGGCAAAGGGACAGGACGCGACCATCGACCTGGCGGTCGCGCTCGCGGGCCACGGTTATGCCGTGTCACCGCACCTGTCGGCCCAGCAAGTGAGGGACCACCAGCACCTGGCCGGTCTCGTCGGCAGGTGCCGCGACGCCGGTATCACCGGCGTGTTCGTGGTCGGAGGCGACCGTACCGCCACGACGACAGCGTTCGCCGACGCTCTGGCGCTGCTACGGGCGGTGCACGAACTCGACCACGGCTTCACCGACATCGGGATCGGCGGTCATCCCGAGGGCCATCCGGACGTATCGGAGCAGGTGCTGATGCAGGCGCTGGCGGACAAGGCGCCGCTCGCCACGCACATCACGACCCAGATCGTCTTCGATCCCCGAGCCATCCTGGCGTGGATCCACCGGGTCCGCGCCTACGACATCAAGCTGCCGGTCCACGTCGGCCTCCCCGGTGCCGTCCACCGGCAGAAGCTGTTGCGCGTCGCAGGCGGACTGGGCCTCGGGGCGTCGGCGAAGTTCCTGAACAAGCAGCAGACCCTGCTCCGGCGCTTCTTCCTCCCCGGCGGCTATCGGCCGGACGCCTTGCTCTCGGGGCTCGCGCCCCACCTCGGAGAGGCCGACGATGCCGTCGCCGGGTTCCACGTCTTCACCTTCAACGATCTCGCGCCGACCGAGGCGTGGCGCCGGCGTCTTCTCTCGGACCTGACATGA
- a CDS encoding aminomethyl transferase family protein yields MTDQPHLETLQQRIDRSGGPLAMLRTNPATHYPFTYAQEYTTWHNEQWAWKNACVLFDQSHHMTEVHITGPDVKRLIGDTGVNSPATLGRDRAKQFVAVGPDGRYIGDCILFGLEEDHLSLVGVPQAANWVQFQAQQGDYDVEFSVDPASVHNPLGRRQHYRYQLNGPRTQEILERAVGAPIDRIPFFRMGSFEIAGTPVRALNHTMAGVPGEEYTGLELFGPVEHGPSVLETLLHAGAQSGLRQGGAVSYLSSTVESGWIPAVPSAVYSSPETAAYRQHLPGFGLEGMITIEGSYVSDDIQDYYFYPWELGYGSIVKLDHDFIGRTALEQAAAQGPKRLKRWLEWDTDDVMEVVRAGFFGDGPRPKLLSLPNLNPATIYLDSVLQGDRLVGLSTWGGYTVNVGRVVTIAILDESLTDGDRVEVLWGEPDGGAGRPLSEPHHVQTTIRATVRTRPPAQH; encoded by the coding sequence GTGACCGACCAACCGCACCTCGAGACCCTGCAGCAGCGCATCGACCGCAGCGGGGGCCCGCTGGCGATGCTGCGGACCAATCCCGCCACGCACTACCCGTTCACCTACGCCCAGGAGTACACGACCTGGCACAACGAGCAGTGGGCCTGGAAGAACGCCTGCGTCCTGTTCGACCAGTCCCACCACATGACCGAGGTGCACATCACCGGGCCCGACGTGAAGCGCCTGATCGGCGACACCGGCGTCAACAGCCCGGCGACCCTCGGCCGCGACCGCGCCAAGCAGTTCGTCGCCGTCGGGCCGGACGGCCGCTACATCGGCGACTGCATCCTGTTCGGCCTCGAGGAGGACCACCTGAGCCTGGTCGGTGTCCCCCAGGCGGCCAACTGGGTGCAGTTCCAAGCTCAACAGGGCGACTACGACGTCGAGTTCAGCGTGGATCCGGCGTCGGTCCACAACCCGCTGGGCCGCCGACAGCACTACCGGTACCAGCTCAACGGCCCTCGCACTCAGGAGATCCTCGAACGCGCCGTAGGCGCCCCGATCGACCGCATCCCGTTCTTCCGCATGGGCTCCTTCGAGATCGCGGGGACCCCGGTTCGCGCCCTGAACCACACGATGGCGGGCGTGCCGGGCGAGGAGTACACCGGCCTGGAGCTCTTCGGCCCGGTGGAGCACGGCCCCAGCGTCCTGGAGACCCTGTTGCACGCCGGCGCGCAGAGCGGCCTGCGCCAGGGCGGGGCCGTCTCCTACCTGTCCTCGACCGTCGAGTCCGGGTGGATCCCCGCCGTCCCGTCCGCCGTCTACAGCTCCCCGGAGACGGCCGCCTACCGGCAGCACCTGCCCGGTTTCGGGCTGGAGGGCATGATCACCATTGAGGGCAGTTACGTCTCGGACGACATCCAGGACTACTACTTCTACCCCTGGGAGCTGGGCTACGGCTCCATCGTCAAGCTCGACCACGACTTCATCGGTCGCACCGCGCTCGAGCAGGCCGCCGCCCAGGGACCCAAGCGCCTCAAGCGCTGGCTGGAGTGGGACACCGACGACGTCATGGAGGTGGTCCGGGCCGGCTTCTTCGGAGACGGTCCCCGACCCAAGCTGCTCAGCCTGCCCAACCTGAACCCCGCCACGATCTACCTGGACAGCGTGCTGCAGGGCGATCGCCTCGTGGGCCTGTCCACGTGGGGTGGATACACCGTCAACGTCGGGCGCGTGGTGACCATCGCCATCCTTGACGAGTCCTTGACCGACGGCGACCGCGTCGAGGTCCTGTGGGGCGAGCCCGACGGCGGAGCCGGCCGGCCGCTCAGCGAACCCCACCACGTGCAGACCACCATCCGGGCCACAGTACGGACCCGGCCGCCGGCTCAGCACTGA
- a CDS encoding LysR family transcriptional regulator: MTYNSTPSPTAGGRTPEQSGRILRNQDVATLPVLRALLVERNVTRAGESLGLSQPATSAVLARLRRRFGDQLLIRVGRDYELTPLAASLLSRIESATEALERVFGDDFDPATTNRQFSLALSDYTVAILFEELNRILAEEAPGAGLDLRPLTTSSHFDADALIRHTDGVVLPHELVQGYPGRLLLRDRWVCVVADSNTVISSEPTLAELALLPWVSQFTHSDPVSFPALRHLRSNGIEPHVEVVTDSFLSVPFLLAGSNRVAFLQERLARRLAPVAPVRILPSPVDIGPLNLSLRWHPTMSDDPGHRWFRDALGRAAERVA; encoded by the coding sequence GTGACGTACAACTCGACTCCAAGCCCGACGGCAGGTGGACGCACCCCGGAGCAGTCAGGGCGGATACTGCGCAACCAGGACGTGGCGACCCTGCCCGTGCTGCGTGCCCTGCTGGTCGAGCGCAACGTCACCCGGGCCGGCGAGTCCCTCGGCCTGAGCCAGCCCGCCACCAGCGCGGTGCTGGCCCGCCTTCGTCGCCGGTTCGGCGACCAGCTGCTGATCCGGGTCGGCCGGGACTACGAGCTCACCCCGCTGGCCGCCAGCCTGCTGTCACGGATCGAGTCGGCCACCGAAGCGCTGGAGCGCGTGTTCGGCGACGACTTCGACCCCGCGACGACCAACCGGCAGTTCTCCCTCGCGCTCTCCGACTACACCGTCGCCATCCTGTTCGAGGAACTCAACCGGATTCTGGCCGAGGAGGCCCCCGGCGCCGGACTCGACCTTCGCCCCCTCACCACCAGCTCCCACTTCGACGCCGACGCTCTGATCCGGCACACCGACGGGGTGGTCCTGCCGCACGAGCTGGTGCAGGGCTATCCCGGCCGGCTCCTGCTGCGCGACCGCTGGGTGTGCGTCGTGGCCGACAGCAACACCGTGATCAGCAGCGAGCCGACCCTGGCCGAACTCGCCCTCCTGCCGTGGGTGAGCCAGTTCACCCACTCCGACCCGGTCAGCTTCCCGGCGCTGCGCCACCTGCGGTCGAATGGCATTGAGCCGCATGTGGAGGTGGTGACCGACAGCTTCCTGTCGGTCCCGTTCCTGCTCGCCGGCAGCAACCGCGTCGCCTTCCTTCAGGAGAGACTCGCGCGACGCCTGGCACCCGTGGCGCCCGTGCGGATCCTGCCGAGCCCGGTGGACATCGGACCTCTCAACCTGTCGCTGCGATGGCACCCGACCATGAGCGACGATCCCGGCCACCGATGGTTCCGTGATGCGCTGGGGCGTGCGGCGGAACGCGTCGCCTAG
- a CDS encoding fumarylacetoacetate hydrolase family protein, producing the protein MTETAPVTRAPEHPVDPATGLRAGTFALGTFADETRAFPALVTADGMVTDLSDRFHDLHEVFADWTTNLQFLEEVWTDSSRPTRPLTELRALPPLSHPNLLGAGANYKTHSAQMLTKNAFNQHNRRVGETDAEFFQRNLAFMERRSREGIPFAWVGMHSSLVGATDDVVLPALGDEPDWELELGVVVGGTGRFLTPDEATGLIAGYTIVNDLGTVDQFRRTDIPWGFDWMGKHQPAFKPAGPFVVPAQFFTLDDTIRTTLKVNGQVMQDWPTGDMIFDPAQFVAYASEHVRLTPGDIIFMGSPPGNGKHHGRFLHDGDVIESEITYLGRQRNRCVAEVLQGRKPHFGRFPTD; encoded by the coding sequence ATGACTGAGACCGCCCCTGTCACGCGTGCTCCGGAACACCCGGTCGACCCGGCGACCGGACTGCGCGCGGGAACCTTCGCGCTCGGAACCTTCGCCGACGAGACGCGTGCCTTCCCGGCCCTCGTGACCGCCGACGGCATGGTCACCGACCTGTCCGACCGGTTCCACGACCTGCACGAGGTCTTCGCCGACTGGACGACGAACCTCCAGTTCCTCGAAGAGGTGTGGACCGACTCCTCCCGACCGACGCGGCCGTTGACGGAGCTGCGTGCGCTGCCGCCGCTCAGCCATCCCAACCTCCTGGGCGCCGGCGCCAACTACAAGACGCATTCGGCGCAGATGCTGACGAAGAACGCCTTCAACCAGCACAACCGCCGAGTGGGCGAGACCGACGCAGAGTTCTTCCAGCGCAATCTCGCGTTCATGGAGCGCCGGTCGCGAGAGGGCATTCCCTTCGCCTGGGTCGGGATGCACTCCTCGCTCGTGGGCGCGACCGACGACGTCGTGCTGCCGGCCCTGGGCGACGAGCCCGACTGGGAGCTCGAACTCGGGGTCGTCGTCGGCGGGACCGGTCGGTTCCTCACCCCGGACGAGGCAACAGGGCTGATCGCCGGCTACACGATCGTCAACGACCTAGGCACAGTCGACCAGTTCCGCCGCACCGACATCCCTTGGGGCTTCGACTGGATGGGCAAGCACCAGCCTGCGTTCAAGCCGGCGGGGCCGTTCGTCGTGCCCGCACAGTTCTTCACGCTCGACGACACCATCCGTACCACGTTGAAGGTCAACGGCCAGGTCATGCAGGACTGGCCGACCGGCGACATGATCTTCGACCCGGCGCAGTTCGTGGCGTACGCCTCCGAGCACGTCCGGCTGACGCCCGGGGACATCATCTTCATGGGCTCTCCGCCCGGGAATGGCAAGCACCACGGTCGCTTCCTGCACGACGGAGACGTCATCGAAAGTGAGATCACCTACCTCGGACGGCAGCGCAACCGCTGCGTCGCCGAGGTCCTGCAGGGCCGCAAGCCCCACTTCGGCCGCTTCCCGACCGACTGA
- a CDS encoding amidohydrolase family protein — protein MSVPTVDVHAHAGVPAVDALIEGQPGLVRQREIDAATLGRASLAVNLKQIAELGPKLVDLELRLAAMDAARVQVQAVSAVPLPHAWADRELASRIVAVANEGIAALCAKEPTRLLPIGAVALQHPDLAVGQLVTAVRDLGMRGVQISTSAGPGRELDDPSLADFWAAAEALGAAVLIHPWGCTLGERLNAYYLFNSVGNPTETALALSRIVFSGLLERHPRLKIWSAHGGGYLAGYMVRADHAWAARSDAHTTAEPPSALLRRTFVDSLVYTTEQLRHLVGSMGASQVTLGSDYPFDMGVVDPVDRLEAAGFDQATTDAIRGGNAARLLGPIPTVRTAHS, from the coding sequence GTGAGCGTGCCCACCGTCGATGTGCACGCCCATGCGGGCGTACCGGCCGTCGACGCGCTGATCGAGGGGCAGCCGGGTCTGGTACGGCAGCGGGAGATCGACGCGGCCACCCTCGGCCGGGCGTCCCTGGCGGTGAACCTGAAGCAGATCGCCGAGCTCGGGCCGAAGCTGGTCGACCTCGAGCTGCGGCTGGCCGCGATGGACGCCGCGCGTGTGCAGGTGCAGGCGGTCAGCGCAGTACCGCTGCCCCATGCGTGGGCCGACCGGGAGCTGGCCTCCCGCATCGTCGCGGTGGCCAACGAGGGCATCGCCGCGTTGTGCGCGAAGGAACCGACTCGGCTCCTTCCGATCGGAGCCGTAGCGCTGCAGCACCCCGACCTGGCGGTCGGGCAGCTCGTGACAGCGGTCCGCGACCTCGGTATGCGGGGGGTGCAGATCTCGACCTCCGCCGGGCCGGGCCGGGAACTCGACGACCCGTCGCTGGCCGACTTCTGGGCCGCCGCCGAGGCGCTGGGCGCCGCCGTCCTCATCCACCCCTGGGGCTGCACCCTCGGCGAGCGGCTGAACGCCTACTACCTGTTCAACAGCGTGGGAAACCCCACCGAAACCGCTCTCGCGCTGTCCCGGATCGTGTTCTCCGGACTGCTCGAGCGGCACCCGCGGCTGAAGATCTGGTCCGCGCACGGCGGTGGCTACCTGGCCGGTTACATGGTCCGCGCCGACCACGCCTGGGCGGCCCGCTCCGACGCGCACACCACCGCCGAGCCGCCGTCCGCGCTGCTGCGCCGCACCTTCGTCGACTCGCTGGTCTACACCACCGAGCAGCTGCGGCACCTGGTCGGCTCGATGGGCGCGAGTCAGGTGACCCTAGGCAGCGACTACCCCTTCGACATGGGCGTGGTCGACCCGGTCGACCGACTGGAGGCGGCCGGCTTCGACCAGGCCACGACCGACGCCATCCGCGGTGGCAACGCCGCCCGCCTCCTGGGTCCGATCCCGACGGTGAGAACCGCGCATTCGTGA
- a CDS encoding cyclase family protein, which produces MTTFDRSDPEGAIAAAAKRVTNWGRWGADDVLGTLNFLDEAKRAQGARLARRGVSFSLAQRFDAEGPQKGWRRRTNPVHTMLSSGLDAEFGPAEFPHGLGGADDVVFMPLQASTQWDGLGHIFDHGTAYNGRRASQVVTSEGDRLTGIETVADRIAGRGVLLDVGRAIGAEGELPDGFAITAEHLEATIAAQGETARVGCGDLLLVRTGQLTRARRGIAAGDGWGDYAGGPAPGLSFATADWLHSSEIAGIATDTWGFEVRPNEFDTAFQPLHQVAIPHIGLFIGELWDLDTLAADCAADGVYEFLLVAAPLPVTGAVGAPVNPLAVK; this is translated from the coding sequence GTGACCACGTTCGACCGCTCCGATCCCGAAGGGGCCATCGCGGCCGCAGCCAAGCGCGTCACCAATTGGGGCCGCTGGGGCGCCGATGACGTCCTCGGCACGCTGAACTTCCTCGACGAGGCCAAACGGGCACAGGGCGCGCGGCTGGCCCGCCGCGGCGTGAGCTTCTCGCTGGCCCAGCGCTTCGACGCGGAAGGTCCGCAGAAGGGGTGGCGGCGGCGCACCAACCCGGTGCACACCATGCTGTCTTCGGGCCTGGACGCAGAATTCGGCCCGGCGGAGTTTCCGCACGGGCTCGGCGGCGCTGACGACGTGGTGTTCATGCCGCTGCAGGCATCCACCCAGTGGGACGGCCTCGGCCACATCTTCGACCACGGCACGGCCTACAACGGACGCCGTGCCTCACAGGTGGTGACCAGCGAGGGAGACAGGCTGACCGGCATCGAGACCGTGGCCGACAGGATCGCCGGCCGGGGCGTGCTGCTCGACGTCGGCAGGGCGATCGGAGCCGAGGGCGAGCTGCCGGACGGCTTCGCCATCACCGCCGAACATCTCGAGGCAACCATCGCCGCGCAAGGTGAGACCGCCCGGGTCGGCTGCGGCGACCTGCTGCTGGTGCGCACCGGCCAGCTCACCCGGGCCCGGCGTGGCATCGCCGCGGGCGACGGCTGGGGCGACTACGCGGGCGGTCCCGCCCCCGGTCTGTCGTTCGCCACGGCCGACTGGCTGCACTCCTCCGAGATCGCCGGAATCGCCACCGACACCTGGGGCTTCGAGGTTCGCCCCAACGAGTTCGATACCGCCTTCCAGCCGCTGCATCAGGTGGCCATCCCGCACATCGGCCTGTTCATCGGGGAGTTGTGGGACCTCGACACCCTGGCCGCCGACTGCGCCGCCGACGGCGTCTACGAGTTCCTTCTCGTGGCCGCCCCCCTGCCCGTGACCGGCGCCGTCGGCGCACCGGTCAACCCCCTCGCCGTCAAATGA
- a CDS encoding fumarylacetoacetate hydrolase family protein, with translation MKFATWESQGRTFSGVVSEAGLHALPEGTTVLDLVRTGLPAALETGGTALETRAVPVDGVRLLPPLAPPTVRDFVAFEEHVEGVVRSMTDGGVMSEWYEAPTFYFTNPYALVGAHDDVAVPPGSQLLDFELEVAAVVGRGGASLSPEQARDAVFGYTVLNDWSARDLQRREMKVGLGPAKGKDFAGTLGPWLVTADELEPYRDDEGFLSLEMRVSVNGTEIGHDLLSNMGWPFEELVSYASRGSEVRAGDVLGSGTCGNGGCLAELWGLRGRPDPPPLRPGDVVEMTVEGIGTIRNRVVPGLQLPPVRAARPRPRARKRLS, from the coding sequence ATGAAGTTCGCGACCTGGGAGTCGCAGGGCAGAACGTTTTCGGGTGTCGTCTCCGAGGCGGGGCTGCACGCCCTCCCGGAGGGGACGACGGTGCTCGACCTCGTACGTACGGGGCTGCCGGCCGCGCTGGAAACCGGCGGCACGGCGCTGGAGACGCGGGCCGTGCCGGTGGACGGCGTCCGGCTGCTGCCACCGCTCGCCCCGCCCACCGTGCGGGACTTCGTGGCGTTCGAGGAGCACGTGGAGGGGGTGGTGCGGAGCATGACCGACGGCGGTGTGATGTCTGAGTGGTACGAGGCTCCCACCTTCTACTTCACCAACCCCTACGCGCTCGTCGGTGCCCATGACGACGTCGCCGTCCCGCCCGGCTCACAGCTGCTCGACTTCGAGCTCGAGGTCGCCGCAGTCGTCGGCAGGGGCGGCGCGTCGCTGAGTCCGGAGCAGGCCCGTGATGCCGTCTTCGGCTACACGGTGCTCAACGACTGGTCCGCGCGCGACCTGCAGCGCCGGGAGATGAAGGTCGGCCTGGGCCCGGCCAAGGGCAAGGACTTCGCCGGCACTCTGGGCCCGTGGCTGGTCACCGCCGACGAACTGGAGCCGTACCGGGACGACGAGGGCTTCCTGTCCCTCGAGATGCGGGTCTCCGTCAACGGCACCGAGATCGGACATGACCTGCTGTCCAACATGGGCTGGCCGTTCGAGGAGCTGGTCTCCTACGCATCCCGCGGCAGCGAGGTCCGCGCCGGAGACGTCCTGGGCTCGGGCACCTGCGGGAACGGCGGTTGCCTGGCCGAGCTGTGGGGCCTCCGTGGCCGCCCGGACCCGCCGCCGCTGCGGCCCGGCGACGTCGTGGAGATGACCGTCGAGGGCATCGGTACCATCCGCAACCGGGTCGTCCCCGGCCTCCAGCTGCCCCCGGTCCGCGCCGCCCGGCCACGGCCGCGGGCAAGGAAGCGGCTGTCGTGA
- a CDS encoding FAD-dependent monooxygenase, whose amino-acid sequence MTSIQNALIVGGGIAGLTAATTLSRTGISCDVVDLADGPAGAAISLLNRAVDGLAEMGVLDQCLDEGLAVSPQDIFAYFDAAGRPVSTPPMPPAPTSALPHGILIYRPTLANILRRAAEQAGASVRNRVGLAALRQTEDSVTATLTDGSERSYDLVIGADGIRSKTRSLILGDQVTPTYSGLTMFRWVADGVPDVGPIGHYESEYLCVTRRQRDGGLYLATGREFPERPRIDAAQARQIVRENLRSFTAPLMRALEERLTDDTKIIVNDYDWLLVSEPWYRGRVLLIGDAAHATTAHLGAGGGMAIEDGVVLGQECAAEGPHEDVFKRFMTRRFERARLVVQTSVELDRMQQRGEPIAAQNKVRGRAMEALSSPY is encoded by the coding sequence ATGACCAGCATCCAGAACGCGCTCATTGTCGGCGGGGGCATCGCCGGCCTGACCGCCGCGACCACCCTGTCCCGTACCGGAATCTCGTGCGACGTCGTCGACCTGGCAGACGGTCCGGCCGGGGCCGCCATCTCACTGCTCAACCGGGCCGTCGACGGTCTCGCCGAGATGGGAGTCCTGGATCAGTGCCTGGACGAGGGGCTGGCGGTGTCCCCGCAGGACATCTTCGCCTACTTCGATGCGGCGGGGAGACCGGTGTCCACGCCGCCCATGCCTCCCGCACCGACGTCCGCTCTGCCGCACGGCATCCTCATCTACCGGCCGACCCTGGCGAACATCCTCCGGCGAGCCGCGGAACAGGCCGGCGCGAGCGTCCGGAACCGCGTGGGTCTCGCCGCGCTGCGGCAGACGGAAGACTCCGTCACCGCCACCCTCACCGACGGCTCGGAGCGGTCGTACGACCTGGTCATCGGCGCGGACGGCATCCGGTCGAAGACGCGTTCGCTCATCCTGGGGGACCAGGTGACCCCGACCTACTCCGGCCTCACGATGTTCCGATGGGTCGCCGACGGGGTGCCGGACGTCGGCCCGATCGGGCACTACGAGTCGGAGTACCTCTGCGTGACCCGGCGGCAGCGGGACGGCGGCCTCTACCTCGCAACCGGCCGCGAGTTCCCGGAGCGCCCGCGCATCGATGCGGCACAGGCCCGGCAGATCGTCCGGGAGAACCTCCGCTCTTTCACCGCACCGCTGATGCGCGCGCTGGAGGAGAGGCTCACGGACGACACGAAGATCATCGTCAACGACTACGACTGGCTGCTCGTGTCCGAGCCTTGGTACCGGGGCCGGGTCCTGCTGATCGGCGACGCCGCGCACGCCACCACCGCCCACCTCGGTGCCGGAGGGGGGATGGCGATCGAGGACGGCGTGGTCCTCGGTCAGGAATGCGCGGCCGAGGGCCCGCACGAGGACGTGTTCAAACGCTTCATGACGCGGCGCTTCGAGCGGGCTCGCCTGGTCGTGCAGACCAGCGTCGAACTGGACCGCATGCAGCAGCGGGGAGAGCCGATCGCCGCCCAGAACAAGGTGCGGGGGCGGGCGATGGAGGCTCTCTCCAGCCCCTACTAG
- a CDS encoding glycine cleavage T C-terminal barrel domain-containing protein, translating to MEHLIDRQRARYQALLERADRPFDVERPAVFSPAAAAQDEANVKGLLFRWTPVFIPYEYTNWGEESLAHVQSCYIGDWSAIGKLRVHGTEALTALTRIGMNNLSRFEPGQIKHHVQLDERGHIASEGLLYRVAEEEFVYSGGGVDWTAWQIDQGSWDAKSEVISPDMFIFEIQGPTSLFALEAATGESLRDIGFNRSRMTSISGIPVRILRSGISGELGYELHGSADDANAIWTAVVEAGTEHGIRQLGMRSQLVAHIEAGIATVGIDYLPSSIITPGAPKLFPRGMPDGSFVPTDVTEYFRRPGELGWGRRGALTSHDFIGRDALAAEAAEGGPARHLAGLHWNNEDVIALYSSQFGDGPLPDPMEMPRKIGASLDQVLVDGHPVGVSTSRTYSTHLRRTISLCVIDRDLSAPGTEVTVLWGNPGTAQRELRATVTSLPMKEDRRRTDVSTL from the coding sequence ATGGAGCACTTGATCGACCGGCAGCGCGCCCGCTACCAGGCTTTGCTGGAACGGGCCGACCGCCCCTTCGACGTGGAGAGGCCGGCGGTGTTCAGCCCGGCGGCCGCCGCCCAGGACGAGGCGAACGTCAAGGGTCTGCTCTTCCGGTGGACGCCCGTTTTCATCCCCTACGAGTACACCAACTGGGGCGAGGAGAGCCTGGCCCATGTGCAGTCGTGCTACATCGGCGACTGGTCGGCCATCGGCAAGCTCCGCGTCCACGGGACCGAGGCCCTGACCGCGCTCACCCGCATCGGCATGAACAACCTGTCACGCTTCGAGCCCGGCCAGATCAAGCATCACGTCCAGCTGGACGAACGCGGCCACATCGCCTCCGAGGGCCTGCTGTACCGGGTGGCCGAGGAGGAGTTCGTCTACAGCGGCGGCGGCGTCGACTGGACCGCCTGGCAGATCGACCAGGGCAGCTGGGACGCCAAGAGCGAGGTGATCAGCCCCGACATGTTCATCTTCGAGATCCAGGGGCCGACGTCGCTGTTCGCACTCGAGGCCGCGACCGGCGAGAGCCTGCGCGACATCGGCTTCAACCGGAGCCGCATGACCAGTATCAGCGGCATCCCCGTGCGGATTCTGCGCTCGGGGATCTCCGGGGAGCTGGGGTACGAACTGCACGGGTCCGCCGACGACGCCAACGCGATCTGGACGGCGGTCGTCGAGGCCGGGACCGAGCACGGCATCCGCCAACTGGGGATGCGCTCCCAACTCGTGGCCCACATCGAGGCGGGCATCGCGACCGTCGGCATCGACTACCTGCCTTCGTCGATCATCACGCCGGGGGCGCCCAAGCTCTTTCCCCGCGGGATGCCGGACGGCAGTTTCGTCCCGACCGACGTGACGGAGTACTTCCGCCGCCCCGGTGAGCTCGGCTGGGGCCGTCGCGGAGCCCTCACCTCCCACGACTTCATCGGACGCGACGCGCTGGCCGCGGAGGCGGCCGAAGGCGGCCCGGCGCGCCACCTGGCAGGCCTGCACTGGAACAACGAGGACGTGATCGCCCTGTACTCCTCCCAGTTCGGCGACGGCCCGTTGCCCGATCCCATGGAGATGCCGCGCAAGATCGGCGCCAGCCTCGACCAGGTGCTGGTCGACGGACACCCGGTAGGCGTCTCGACCTCCCGCACGTACAGCACGCACCTGCGCCGCACCATTTCCCTCTGCGTCATCGATCGCGACCTGTCGGCACCGGGCACCGAGGTGACGGTGCTGTGGGGGAACCCCGGCACCGCTCAGCGCGAGCTCCGCGCCACCGTCACCTCCCTGCCCATGAAGGAGGACCGCCGTCGCACCGACGTCAGCACGCTGTGA